One Deinococcus sp. LM3 genomic region harbors:
- a CDS encoding 3-isopropylmalate dehydratase large subunit, whose product MTNPTPRPQTMAEKILSRRGTQVVYAGDLAVVEVDQVMVVDSIAQSFIQRMGQDLNATPRYPERVSIVIDHVAPASTVSVAQAQKEAREYAAQTGVRLFDVGRGICHQVLMEEGLARPGWIVLGSDSHSTTYGAVAAFGTGMGATDIALAAASGKTWLKVPESVKVTFTGDLRAGVSAKDVALEMIRRLGADGATYQSIEMHAGDRFTRGERMTLANLCVEAGAKVGLVVPGGEILTAYGYDIPDWVYPDDGATYVQSIEIDLGTLNPRMSAPNEVDNVFDVADLREQLRDQHVDQVFIGTCTNGRIEDLHAAADVLRGRRVAPGTRLLVIPASSQVMEDAMADGTLLTLQRAGAVLGTPGCGPCMGRHQGVLAPGEVCVSTSNRNFIGRMGDKDARIYLASPAVAAATAVMGRVALPEDVLSTPVPA is encoded by the coding sequence ATGACGAACCCCACCCCCCGCCCGCAGACCATGGCGGAAAAGATCCTCTCCCGACGCGGCACGCAGGTTGTGTACGCCGGCGACCTCGCGGTCGTCGAGGTCGATCAGGTCATGGTCGTGGACTCCATCGCCCAGAGCTTCATCCAGCGCATGGGGCAGGACCTGAACGCCACGCCCAGATACCCCGAGCGGGTCAGTATCGTCATCGATCACGTTGCCCCCGCGAGCACCGTCAGCGTGGCGCAGGCGCAGAAGGAAGCACGCGAGTACGCCGCGCAGACCGGCGTGCGCCTGTTCGACGTGGGGCGCGGCATCTGCCATCAGGTGCTGATGGAGGAAGGACTGGCCCGGCCCGGCTGGATCGTGCTGGGCAGCGACAGCCACTCCACCACGTACGGCGCGGTCGCCGCGTTCGGGACCGGCATGGGCGCCACCGACATCGCCCTGGCCGCCGCCAGCGGCAAGACCTGGCTGAAAGTCCCCGAGAGCGTGAAAGTCACCTTCACCGGCGACCTCAGAGCGGGCGTGAGTGCCAAGGACGTCGCCCTGGAGATGATCCGCCGCCTCGGCGCGGACGGCGCGACCTACCAGAGCATCGAGATGCACGCCGGGGACCGCTTCACGCGCGGCGAACGCATGACCCTGGCGAACCTCTGCGTCGAGGCCGGAGCGAAGGTCGGACTGGTCGTGCCCGGCGGCGAGATCCTCACCGCGTACGGCTACGACATCCCCGACTGGGTGTACCCCGACGACGGCGCCACGTACGTGCAGAGCATCGAGATCGACCTGGGCACCCTGAACCCCCGCATGAGCGCCCCCAACGAGGTCGACAACGTGTTCGACGTGGCCGACCTGCGCGAACAGCTGCGCGACCAGCACGTGGATCAGGTGTTCATCGGCACCTGCACGAACGGCCGCATCGAGGACCTGCACGCCGCCGCCGACGTCCTGCGCGGACGGCGCGTCGCCCCCGGCACGCGACTGCTCGTCATTCCGGCCAGCAGTCAGGTCATGGAGGACGCCATGGCCGACGGCACCCTCCTGACCCTGCAACGCGCCGGAGCGGTGCTGGGAACGCCTGGCTGCGGGCCGTGCATGGGCCGCCACCAGGGCGTGCTGGCCCCCGGCGAGGTCTGCGTCAGCACCAGTAACCGCAACTTCATCGGGCGGATGGGCGACAAGGACGCCCGCATCTACCTCGCGTCGCCCGCCGTGGCCGCCGCGACCGCCGTCATGGGCCGCGTCGCACTGCCAGAGGACGTGCTGTCCACCCCGGTACCCGCGTGA
- a CDS encoding lipase, whose translation MSHAPHRTPARTPVLAALSAALLLASCGAPTGPAATTVPVTAAVPIPPEATAAPTRTDLRDTALPAPLNAQALDKSTPLILVHGLGGFGRDEALGLRYWGGLNDVQQDLRGQGYSVFTASLGPVSSNWDRAAELYAQIKGGCVDYGAAHAATHRHARTDTAKCYPGFYPQWDAQHPVNLLGHSMGGQTARVLVKLLDDGDAANRASGGLFAGGRAGWVRSVMTVSSPNNGSPAADTLQDAVPMFKNLILAFAGSVGGLDPQNFVYNFDLGQWGLSRAPGESFTTYNTRVFNSGIWNTRDQAAYDLSPDGAAALNAYAGRSRTTRYFSWETNASTPGLLSGWHYPNPTMNAVLQPIAYPHAWPLKPGLGNVSGRSPGGAVTYSSAWWANDGIVPNTSMNAPTSQGSAAYTGQATTPGSWYRLGRVSGYDHIDITGNLSFRDVKTFYRNQAAFLGSVK comes from the coding sequence ATGTCCCATGCCCCGCACCGTACGCCTGCCCGCACCCCCGTCCTGGCCGCCCTGAGCGCCGCGCTGCTGCTCGCCTCGTGCGGCGCCCCCACCGGCCCCGCCGCCACCACCGTTCCGGTGACAGCGGCCGTGCCCATCCCGCCCGAGGCGACGGCCGCGCCCACCCGCACCGACCTGCGCGATACCGCCCTGCCCGCGCCGCTGAACGCGCAGGCGCTGGACAAGAGCACGCCGCTGATCCTGGTGCATGGCCTGGGGGGCTTCGGACGGGACGAGGCGCTGGGCCTGCGCTACTGGGGCGGCCTGAACGACGTGCAGCAGGACCTGCGCGGCCAGGGGTACAGCGTGTTCACGGCCAGCCTGGGGCCGGTCAGCAGCAACTGGGACCGCGCCGCCGAACTGTACGCGCAGATCAAGGGTGGCTGCGTGGACTACGGCGCGGCGCACGCCGCCACGCACAGGCACGCCCGCACGGACACCGCCAAGTGCTACCCCGGCTTCTACCCGCAGTGGGACGCGCAGCACCCGGTGAACCTGCTGGGGCACTCGATGGGCGGGCAGACCGCGCGGGTGCTCGTGAAACTGCTGGACGACGGGGACGCCGCCAACCGCGCCAGCGGCGGCCTGTTCGCCGGAGGCCGCGCCGGGTGGGTGCGCAGCGTCATGACGGTCAGCAGCCCCAACAACGGCAGTCCCGCCGCCGACACGTTGCAGGACGCCGTGCCCATGTTCAAGAACCTGATCCTGGCGTTCGCGGGCAGCGTCGGCGGGCTCGACCCGCAGAACTTCGTGTACAACTTCGACCTGGGCCAGTGGGGTCTGAGCCGCGCGCCGGGCGAGAGTTTCACCACGTACAACACCCGCGTGTTCAACTCCGGCATCTGGAACACCCGCGATCAGGCGGCGTACGACCTGAGCCCGGACGGCGCGGCCGCCCTGAACGCCTACGCGGGCCGCAGCCGCACCACGCGGTACTTCTCGTGGGAGACGAACGCCAGCACGCCCGGCCTGCTCAGCGGCTGGCACTACCCCAACCCCACCATGAACGCCGTCCTGCAACCCATCGCTTACCCCCACGCGTGGCCGCTGAAGCCTGGGCTGGGGAACGTCAGTGGCCGCAGCCCCGGCGGGGCCGTCACGTACAGCAGCGCGTGGTGGGCGAACGACGGGATCGTCCCGAACACGTCCATGAACGCCCCGACCAGCCAGGGCAGCGCCGCGTACACCGGGCAGGCCACCACGCCCGGAAGCTGGTATCGCCTGGGCCGCGTCAGCGGGTACGACCACATCGACATCACGGGCAACCTGTCGTTCCGGGACGTGAAGACCTTCTACCGCAACCAGGCGGCGTTCCTGGGCAGCGTGAAGTGA
- a CDS encoding cation:proton antiporter regulatory subunit, which yields MVKLDETPLPGVGMRYDFDSRSGKRVGVITHRDGRREIFVARRDDPDACAESIVLADDEAEAVADLLGGSAVTRRLETSMQDIQGLAMDWLPLPDTSPFVGELLGSTMMRTRTGTSIVAVMRGQQAVPAPGPELTFERGDVVVVVGTAPGIRQAAALLRGTP from the coding sequence ATGGTGAAACTCGACGAGACTCCGCTGCCCGGCGTGGGCATGCGCTACGACTTCGACAGCCGCTCCGGCAAACGCGTGGGCGTCATCACCCACCGCGACGGGCGGCGCGAGATCTTCGTCGCCCGCCGCGACGACCCGGACGCCTGCGCCGAGAGCATCGTCCTGGCCGACGACGAGGCCGAGGCCGTGGCGGACCTGCTGGGCGGCAGCGCCGTCACGCGCCGCCTGGAAACCTCCATGCAGGACATCCAGGGACTCGCCATGGACTGGCTACCGCTGCCCGACACCAGCCCCTTCGTGGGAGAGCTGCTGGGCAGCACCATGATGCGCACCCGCACCGGCACGTCCATCGTGGCGGTCATGCGCGGCCAGCAGGCCGTCCCCGCGCCGGGACCGGAACTGACCTTCGAGCGCGGCGACGTGGTGGTCGTGGTGGGCACCGCGCCCGGCATCCGGCAGGCGGCCGCGCTGCTGCGCGGCACCCCGTGA
- a CDS encoding cation:proton antiporter codes for MPLGQLFLELGVVILALALVGRAAGRLGITPIPLYLLAGVGLGAFMHLGRAPEEFIHVGAEIGAVLLLFTLGLEFTSQELRESLSKQRNIGALDLALNFPPGLIAGWLLGLPPMACVLLGGVTYLTSSGIASKVLSDLGRLGNRETPVILGVCVLEDVAMAVYLPVVAALLLGGTLVAIGVNLTVALGVFALTFFLALRYGHLLSRALNVPSDEALLLGVLGLVLVVAGAADLLKVSAAIGAFLVGIALSGEVADRARRQIEPLRDLFAAVFFVFFGLQLNLAEVPDVLLAATLLAVVTAATKFAVGWIGAARAGVQTRGRVRAGATLIARGEFSILIAGLGLGLAPQLGPLAAVYVLLTALIGPVLARFDAPIAAWLTRPARPAASS; via the coding sequence GTGCCGTTAGGTCAACTGTTCCTGGAACTCGGGGTGGTCATCCTGGCGCTGGCGCTGGTGGGCCGCGCGGCCGGGCGGCTGGGCATCACACCCATCCCGCTGTACCTGTTGGCGGGCGTGGGGCTGGGCGCGTTCATGCACCTGGGCCGCGCCCCGGAGGAATTCATTCACGTGGGCGCCGAGATCGGCGCGGTGCTGCTGCTGTTCACGCTGGGCCTGGAATTCACCAGTCAGGAACTCCGCGAGAGCCTGAGCAAGCAGCGGAACATCGGCGCGCTGGATCTCGCCCTGAACTTCCCGCCGGGCCTGATCGCCGGGTGGCTGCTGGGCCTGCCCCCCATGGCCTGCGTGCTGCTGGGCGGCGTGACGTACCTGACCAGCAGCGGCATCGCCAGCAAGGTCCTGTCGGACCTGGGCCGACTCGGGAACCGCGAGACGCCGGTCATCCTGGGCGTGTGCGTGCTGGAGGACGTCGCCATGGCCGTGTACCTGCCGGTCGTGGCGGCGCTGCTGCTGGGCGGCACGCTGGTCGCCATCGGCGTGAACCTGACCGTGGCGCTGGGCGTGTTCGCCCTGACCTTCTTCCTGGCGTTGCGGTACGGGCACCTCCTGAGCCGCGCGCTGAACGTCCCCAGCGACGAGGCGCTGCTGCTGGGCGTGCTGGGACTGGTGCTGGTCGTGGCCGGCGCCGCCGACCTGCTGAAGGTCAGCGCCGCCATCGGCGCGTTCCTGGTGGGCATCGCGCTGTCCGGCGAGGTCGCCGACCGCGCCCGGCGGCAGATCGAGCCGCTGCGGGACCTGTTCGCCGCCGTGTTCTTCGTGTTCTTCGGCCTGCAACTGAACCTCGCGGAGGTGCCGGACGTGCTGCTGGCCGCCACGCTGCTGGCCGTCGTGACCGCCGCCACCAAGTTCGCGGTCGGCTGGATCGGCGCGGCCCGCGCAGGCGTGCAGACACGCGGCCGCGTCCGCGCCGGAGCGACCCTGATCGCACGCGGCGAGTTCAGCATCCTGATCGCGGGCCTGGGCCTGGGGCTCGCGCCGCAACTGGGGCCGCTGGCCGCCGTGTACGTGCTGCTGACCGCCCTGATCGGCCCGGTCCTGGCCCGCTTCGACGCGCCCATCGCCGCGTGGCTGACCCGTCCCGCCCGTCCCGCCGCGAGCAGCTGA